The Lewinellaceae bacterium genome includes a region encoding these proteins:
- a CDS encoding Do family serine endopeptidase, which yields MKKLLPIILSSLLSSLLAVFLYRQFEEPREVIIHEGASAKYASLAEDPLNEIQPRTFLSSAPTDFTSAARAVTPAVVNIQTMSEAGDFWHKGVVSTSTGSGVIISKDGYIVTNSHVVEGSSEIEVTLNDNRKFEAEVIGVDASTDLALLHIDGKKLPFLPFGNSDSLQVGEWVIAIGNPFNLESTVTAGIVSAKGRSIDILEGQDRIESFIQTDAAVNPGNSGGALVNTNGELIGINTAIITHSGRYEGYSFAVPANLVRKVIRDIRDYGVVQRGILGVFIAPVDNQMADELGLPAVEGVLVERVSNNSGADDAGLKSGDVIIGINGVKTKTMPEMQEQVGRYRPGNSISVEFIREGKIKMAKVMLKSKTNDTGLVSASESKLLKDIGFEVRNLTKDEKQSLKVEGVKVVSIYRGSKIMRTNMDPDFIITKVNSKKVQNTDKLLKILESASGKVMLEGVYENYPGEYYYAFSMD from the coding sequence ATGAAAAAATTACTTCCAATAATTCTAAGTTCGCTCTTGAGCTCGTTACTGGCTGTTTTTTTGTATCGCCAATTTGAAGAACCTCGCGAGGTGATCATCCATGAGGGTGCTTCGGCAAAATACGCCAGCCTGGCAGAGGATCCACTGAATGAAATTCAGCCCAGGACTTTTTTGTCTTCGGCCCCGACTGATTTCACCTCTGCGGCCCGGGCGGTAACGCCCGCGGTGGTCAACATTCAGACGATGAGCGAAGCGGGAGATTTTTGGCACAAAGGTGTGGTCAGTACTTCTACAGGTTCCGGGGTCATCATTTCCAAGGACGGTTATATCGTCACCAACAGCCACGTGGTGGAAGGGAGTTCAGAAATTGAGGTAACTCTCAATGATAACCGTAAGTTCGAGGCTGAAGTCATTGGTGTTGATGCCTCTACCGATCTCGCTCTTTTGCATATTGATGGGAAAAAACTCCCCTTTCTGCCTTTTGGAAATTCAGATTCTTTGCAGGTGGGGGAGTGGGTGATTGCCATTGGTAATCCGTTTAACCTGGAGTCCACGGTTACCGCCGGGATCGTAAGTGCCAAGGGAAGAAGTATCGATATTTTAGAAGGACAAGACAGGATAGAATCTTTTATCCAGACGGATGCGGCGGTGAATCCCGGCAACAGCGGGGGAGCCCTCGTCAATACCAACGGGGAATTGATCGGGATCAATACGGCCATCATCACCCATTCTGGCAGGTATGAAGGGTACTCTTTTGCAGTGCCTGCCAACCTGGTCAGAAAAGTAATTCGCGACATCCGGGATTATGGGGTGGTACAACGGGGAATTTTGGGCGTTTTTATCGCTCCCGTGGATAATCAAATGGCAGATGAGCTCGGGTTACCCGCGGTGGAAGGTGTTTTGGTGGAGCGTGTTAGCAACAACAGCGGTGCCGATGACGCTGGGCTGAAATCCGGCGATGTTATTATTGGGATCAATGGAGTAAAAACCAAAACCATGCCCGAAATGCAGGAACAGGTCGGCCGCTACCGACCCGGAAACAGTATCTCTGTTGAATTCATCCGCGAAGGAAAAATAAAAATGGCAAAGGTGATGCTCAAAAGCAAAACCAATGATACCGGGCTCGTTTCCGCTTCGGAAAGTAAATTATTGAAGGATATCGGCTTTGAGGTGCGCAATCTGACCAAGGACGAAAAACAGAGCCTTAAAGTGGAAGGGGTCAAGGTAGTCAGTATTTACCGGGGCAGCAAGATCATGAGAACCAACATGGACCCGGATTTTATCATTACCAAGGTGAATAGCAAAAAAGTTCAAAACACGGATAAACTCCTGAAGATACTCGAATCAGCCTCCGGGAAAGTCATGCTTGAAGGCGTGTATGAAAATTATCCCGGGGAGTATTATTACGCCTTTTCAATGGATTAA
- a CDS encoding AAA family ATPase: protein MKILNLTLQNLNSLRIKQKIDFTAAPLADSGLFAITGDTGSGKTTILDALTLALYGRIHRNKDVTEVMTYGETESLAEVEFESQNGIYRASWKMWRAHKKEDGKLQSKRFLAKFDPKENVFKFITDKVREVDEGVEEASGLDYDRFCRSVLLSQGDFAAFLKAGEKERSDLLERITGREIYTRLSKAAFERNKLENEQLEKLHLQLEGLKIITPDQLRQLKAELKEKKEISAGLKKDLDVLRKQQQQQQQFLDLEGKKEERTHALEVLKSKRAAHATDFERLAQFFKIRTLQAPLSRLDQQIEQQRENLTAIQQLKEELPALREEKKRIGESLLDKQNELKELKQEYATRKPLFDQVVKLDLVILSKLETFEQQGKELAEKQAEVNELNIRIEKEEAEQQRLAEEINQLEKWLEANAVNEALATDLVKIELHREELRKIFLEKKKVELSNDTHRKSLEKITGELETLARQKEKETTAFEQMKAAFEAATPQKIAKNREELIEQHRKEIDSLQNLENDLRQLYQINEQYEQLLKELSNWEEQIENLQHEEFDVSKQLMTSSEVLEEMDKKFEFKQQIYEQQQLIANYDKDRSGLKEGDPCPLCFSTKHPFRQKKIVPFVDEAKAELDTVRQQRELIYDHHKKLINRHNDLAAKIEQLKGTELKETGGHLARQLQKIEGFEDKMAVFATTLDADLFSMSRSGLLSRKLGELKSAVEKEKKTLATLQQMAKGLNEHEKVVSAIEAAFVKVEATLLAGRQTLSHGEEQFNLLDDRYAQATSDINKLLRKYGEIFETESAAAMFGSLQKRKEEYEGKQLLFKQTSERSGVLAGSLKEIKARLKATEKNLEALGDKVERSAGLLKEAQIEREELFGEMDPVLERSALETNIEKSEAGVLALQEESRKNAIELDTRENLLTEKEKSQNILTDQIQKATTALEQQLAEKGLETIDLLREQMMEEKEAEAIENKKKILDEEQAAIQQTLLDLAKELETLTPALAMISNVETLMQDTAVKESAFSSMERELGAIHEKIREHDARKAESKDLLKAIEQQQKICSRWAGLNELIGQADGKKFRIFAQGLTLRKLVSLANAHLRSLNDRYYIYKPDDQNLNLEIIDTFQADNRRSMHTLSGGESFLVSLALALGLSDLAGNKAQIRSLFIDEGFGSLDENSLDLALSTLENLRSSGKTIGLISHVNTLKERIGTQIQVKKAGNGLSRIQIVR from the coding sequence ATGAAAATACTCAACCTTACCCTGCAAAATCTCAATTCGCTGCGTATAAAGCAAAAGATTGATTTTACGGCTGCACCCCTTGCAGATTCAGGATTATTTGCCATCACCGGCGACACAGGCTCAGGAAAAACCACCATCCTGGATGCATTGACCTTAGCACTTTATGGGAGAATCCACCGCAATAAGGATGTTACCGAGGTGATGACTTACGGAGAGACAGAATCCCTTGCAGAAGTTGAGTTTGAGAGCCAAAACGGTATTTACCGGGCTAGCTGGAAAATGTGGCGGGCCCATAAAAAGGAAGATGGAAAATTACAGTCCAAACGGTTCCTGGCAAAATTCGATCCCAAGGAAAATGTTTTTAAATTCATCACTGATAAAGTAAGGGAAGTGGATGAAGGGGTGGAAGAAGCCTCCGGGCTGGATTACGACCGCTTTTGCCGCTCTGTTTTATTGTCGCAGGGAGATTTTGCCGCTTTTCTCAAAGCAGGAGAAAAAGAACGCAGTGATCTGCTGGAACGGATCACGGGGAGGGAAATTTATACCAGATTGTCAAAAGCCGCTTTTGAACGAAATAAACTTGAAAATGAACAACTGGAAAAACTTCACCTCCAGCTGGAGGGGCTGAAAATAATCACGCCTGACCAACTCCGGCAATTGAAAGCTGAATTAAAAGAAAAAAAGGAAATATCCGCGGGGCTGAAAAAAGATCTCGATGTTTTGAGAAAACAACAGCAGCAACAACAACAGTTCCTTGATCTTGAGGGTAAAAAAGAGGAGCGCACCCATGCCCTGGAGGTTTTGAAATCCAAAAGAGCAGCTCATGCCACGGATTTTGAAAGGCTGGCGCAATTTTTTAAAATACGTACCCTTCAGGCTCCTTTATCCAGACTGGATCAGCAAATTGAGCAGCAACGGGAAAATCTTACCGCCATTCAACAGCTAAAGGAAGAACTCCCTGCCTTGAGAGAAGAGAAAAAAAGGATAGGGGAATCATTATTGGACAAGCAAAATGAACTAAAAGAATTAAAACAGGAATATGCCACGCGGAAGCCGTTATTTGACCAGGTGGTCAAGCTGGATCTGGTCATTCTCAGCAAATTGGAGACTTTTGAGCAGCAGGGCAAAGAGCTGGCCGAAAAACAGGCCGAGGTCAATGAACTTAATATCCGGATTGAAAAGGAGGAAGCAGAGCAACAGCGGTTAGCAGAAGAAATTAACCAACTTGAAAAATGGCTTGAGGCCAATGCTGTCAATGAAGCCCTTGCCACGGATCTGGTGAAAATAGAATTGCACAGGGAAGAACTCAGAAAAATTTTCCTGGAAAAGAAAAAAGTGGAATTGTCAAATGACACGCATCGAAAATCGCTGGAGAAAATAACAGGAGAGCTGGAAACCCTGGCACGCCAAAAGGAAAAAGAAACTACGGCTTTTGAACAAATGAAGGCGGCTTTTGAGGCTGCCACCCCTCAAAAGATCGCCAAAAACAGGGAGGAGCTCATTGAACAACACCGGAAAGAGATCGATTCGCTTCAAAACCTGGAAAATGACCTCCGCCAACTTTATCAGATCAATGAGCAATACGAGCAATTGCTCAAAGAATTGTCCAATTGGGAAGAGCAGATCGAAAATCTTCAGCATGAAGAATTCGATGTGTCCAAACAACTGATGACCTCTTCGGAGGTGCTGGAGGAAATGGATAAAAAATTCGAATTCAAACAGCAAATTTACGAACAGCAACAACTGATCGCCAATTACGACAAAGACCGCTCTGGATTGAAAGAAGGTGATCCTTGTCCATTGTGTTTTTCAACAAAACATCCTTTCCGTCAAAAGAAAATCGTGCCTTTTGTCGATGAAGCCAAAGCTGAACTCGATACCGTCCGGCAGCAGCGTGAACTCATTTACGACCACCATAAAAAGCTGATCAACCGGCATAACGATCTGGCCGCTAAAATAGAGCAGCTAAAAGGCACCGAACTGAAAGAAACCGGCGGACATCTGGCCCGGCAACTACAAAAGATAGAAGGATTTGAGGATAAAATGGCGGTGTTTGCCACCACCCTCGATGCTGACCTGTTTTCCATGTCGAGATCGGGCCTGCTTTCCAGGAAACTAGGGGAATTGAAATCAGCGGTGGAAAAAGAAAAGAAAACGCTGGCCACCCTTCAACAAATGGCCAAAGGACTGAATGAGCATGAAAAAGTCGTCTCAGCCATTGAGGCAGCTTTCGTGAAAGTTGAGGCTACTTTGTTGGCCGGACGGCAAACCCTAAGCCATGGGGAAGAACAATTCAACCTGTTGGACGACCGTTATGCGCAGGCCACTTCGGATATCAATAAATTGCTCCGGAAATACGGCGAAATTTTTGAAACCGAAAGTGCCGCCGCGATGTTCGGATCACTCCAAAAACGGAAAGAAGAATACGAAGGGAAACAGTTATTATTCAAACAAACATCAGAGCGTTCAGGGGTTCTGGCGGGAAGCCTGAAAGAAATTAAAGCCCGGCTAAAGGCAACAGAAAAAAACCTGGAAGCCCTGGGGGATAAGGTAGAAAGGTCAGCCGGGTTGTTAAAAGAGGCTCAAATCGAGCGAGAGGAGCTTTTCGGGGAGATGGATCCGGTACTGGAGCGGAGTGCTTTGGAAACGAATATTGAAAAATCTGAAGCCGGGGTACTGGCCCTGCAGGAGGAGTCCCGGAAAAATGCCATTGAGCTGGATACACGGGAAAATCTTTTAACGGAAAAAGAAAAATCCCAAAATATTCTTACCGACCAGATCCAAAAAGCTACGACTGCCCTGGAACAGCAGTTGGCAGAAAAAGGACTGGAAACGATTGATTTATTGCGGGAACAGATGATGGAAGAAAAAGAGGCTGAAGCGATCGAAAACAAAAAGAAGATCCTGGACGAAGAGCAGGCCGCCATCCAACAGACTTTGTTGGACCTGGCAAAAGAACTTGAAACCCTAACCCCTGCTTTGGCCATGATTTCCAACGTCGAAACATTGATGCAGGATACTGCGGTGAAAGAATCAGCCTTTTCATCTATGGAACGTGAATTGGGGGCCATCCACGAAAAAATAAGAGAACATGATGCCCGCAAAGCGGAGTCGAAGGATTTGCTGAAGGCTATAGAACAACAGCAGAAAATTTGCAGCCGATGGGCCGGGCTTAACGAACTGATCGGGCAGGCTGACGGTAAAAAATTCCGGATATTTGCCCAGGGGCTTACCCTCAGGAAGCTGGTCAGCCTGGCCAATGCCCACTTGCGGAGTCTCAATGATCGTTACTACATTTACAAACCCGACGACCAAAACCTAAACCTGGAGATTATCGACACTTTCCAGGCCGACAACCGCAGATCCATGCACACTTTATCAGGCGGGGAAAGCTTTCTCGTTAGCCTGGCGCTGGCGCTGGGGCTTTCAGACCTTGCCGGCAACAAAGCACAGATTAGGTCACTTTTTATTGATGAAGGATTTGGCTCCCTGGACGAGAACAGCCTGGATCTCGCTTTGTCCACCCTCGAAAATTTACGGTCTTCAGGCAAAACCATCGGGTTGATCTCTCATGTGAATACTTTAAAAGAGCGTATTGGCACCCAGATCCAGGTAAAAAAAGCCGGGAATGGGCTGAGCCGCATTCAAATCGTCCGGTAA
- a CDS encoding ADP-ribosylglycohydrolase family protein, with translation MIGAIAGDVVGSIREWQNVKTTDFVLFEENCRFTDDTVLTIAVADCILNKKDYAETIKEYGNRYPHAGYGGSFRKWLSGEIVGPYNSWGNGSAMRVSPVGFAYDNLGDVLMEAERSAAVTHNHPEGIKGAQAIACAVFLARTGRTKKEIRNFITNEFSYNLYRTIDEIRPGYEFDVSCQGSVPEAIIAFLESEDVEDAIRKAVSLGGDSDTIACMAGGIAQAYYTKIPESIVQETRNRLPEDLLAVVNAFEKAYIPIV, from the coding sequence ATGATAGGAGCCATTGCAGGTGACGTTGTAGGATCCATCAGAGAATGGCAAAATGTAAAAACTACGGATTTTGTCCTCTTTGAAGAAAATTGCAGGTTTACGGATGATACGGTGTTGACCATTGCCGTTGCGGATTGTATTCTCAACAAAAAAGATTATGCCGAAACCATCAAAGAATATGGCAACCGATATCCTCATGCGGGGTATGGAGGGTCTTTCAGGAAGTGGCTCTCGGGAGAGATTGTGGGCCCCTACAACAGTTGGGGCAACGGGTCGGCTATGCGGGTCAGTCCTGTAGGGTTTGCCTATGATAATCTAGGGGATGTACTGATGGAAGCCGAGCGCAGTGCAGCCGTCACCCATAATCATCCTGAAGGCATCAAGGGGGCACAGGCTATTGCCTGCGCTGTTTTCCTGGCCAGAACAGGCAGGACGAAAAAAGAGATCCGGAATTTTATTACCAATGAGTTCAGTTATAATTTATACCGTACCATCGATGAAATTCGTCCTGGTTATGAATTTGATGTGAGTTGCCAGGGGTCGGTACCTGAAGCCATCATTGCCTTTCTGGAATCAGAGGATGTGGAGGATGCCATCAGGAAAGCCGTATCGCTTGGAGGCGACAGCGATACCATTGCCTGTATGGCCGGTGGCATTGCGCAGGCATATTACACCAAAATTCCTGAAAGCATAGTGCAGGAAACACGCAACAGGCTGCCTGAAGATTTACTTGCGGTGGTGAATGCTTTTGAAAAGGCATATATCCCAATCGTTTAA
- a CDS encoding ABC transporter ATP-binding protein, whose product MQINFLNIGKAFDKKVVLKNINLELNPGNTYCILGKNGAGKTTLMNLLLQLSSPSEGHLLYDGAIQNELTKNLKRRIGAMSEDNPLIEELTAMQYFKLHGKLYGIARSDLKLRVKDLSTYFFDDPEDLNKRLSAFSTGMKKKVGLMASVLHTPDLLVLDEPFSGLDPVAAKMTIDFIRTYQNGHRTIFLSSHDLAYVAKVVSHLAVLDNSEIVFAGSLETFTNEGKNEIDSALLEVLKPDTRNLDGIGWF is encoded by the coding sequence ATGCAGATAAACTTTCTAAACATTGGCAAGGCTTTCGATAAAAAAGTAGTCCTCAAAAATATCAACCTGGAGCTGAATCCCGGGAACACCTATTGTATCCTTGGAAAAAACGGAGCAGGAAAGACTACTTTAATGAACCTGTTATTACAGCTCAGTTCGCCTAGTGAGGGACACCTGCTTTATGATGGAGCCATTCAAAATGAACTGACCAAAAACCTGAAAAGACGAATCGGGGCGATGAGTGAAGACAATCCGTTGATCGAGGAATTGACGGCCATGCAGTATTTTAAGCTTCATGGAAAATTATATGGCATTGCCCGTTCAGACCTGAAACTTAGAGTAAAGGACCTGAGTACTTATTTTTTTGACGACCCTGAGGATCTGAACAAACGGTTGTCGGCCTTTTCCACTGGAATGAAAAAGAAGGTCGGGCTGATGGCCTCGGTTTTACATACGCCTGATCTGCTGGTACTGGACGAGCCTTTTTCGGGCCTGGACCCTGTCGCCGCTAAAATGACCATTGATTTTATCAGGACTTACCAAAATGGACATCGCACCATTTTCCTGTCTTCTCATGACCTGGCTTATGTGGCTAAAGTAGTTTCACACCTTGCCGTGCTCGATAATAGTGAGATTGTTTTTGCAGGGAGCCTGGAAACCTTCACCAACGAAGGTAAAAACGAGATCGACAGTGCCTTGCTAGAAGTTTTGAAACCGGACACGAGAAACCTGGATGGGATTGGTTGGTTTTGA
- a CDS encoding PglZ domain-containing protein codes for MEDRIKILWADDEIDLLKPQLMFLDKKGYDVITVTNGHDALEECDEHPDIDVVFLDESMPGISGLETLAKLKEKRPSLPIVMITKNEAEHIMEEAIGGQITDYLIKPVNPNQILLTLKKIIDSKSLVREKTSSDYQQEFRQISMDIHNNPNAEEWVDVYKKIVNWELKIDQSNSVGMAEILGMQKAEANNAFSRFISNNYLDWLRDHTGPIRSDTLMREKIFPHVDEERPTIMLLLDNLRFDQWRILKPIISELYRQEEEDFYYSILPTTTQYSRNAIFAGLMPADIEKHYPDLWFNDNEEGGKNNFEDQLLAKQIGRIVRKEIKFDYLKVTSVHKARQLSDNILNYLHNDLTVIVYNFIDMLSHARTEMEVLKELAGDEKAYRSLTRSWFLNSPLWTALQKAAERGVRLIITTDHGTIRVNNASKVVGDRETTTNLRYKVGRNLNYDKKDVLEVTDPQKAGLPRPNVSSRFIFAKEDNFFLYPNNYNHYHNYYKNTFQHGGISLEEIICPVVRMVAK; via the coding sequence ATGGAGGATAGAATTAAAATTTTGTGGGCAGATGATGAGATCGATTTACTTAAGCCTCAATTGATGTTTCTGGATAAAAAAGGATATGATGTCATCACCGTAACCAACGGGCATGATGCCCTGGAGGAGTGCGATGAACATCCGGATATTGATGTAGTGTTCCTGGATGAAAGTATGCCCGGTATTTCCGGATTGGAAACCCTGGCAAAATTAAAGGAAAAACGTCCCAGCTTACCCATTGTTATGATCACCAAAAACGAAGCGGAACATATCATGGAAGAAGCCATTGGTGGTCAGATCACCGACTACCTGATCAAACCCGTCAATCCGAACCAGATATTACTTACCCTAAAAAAAATCATCGACTCAAAGAGTCTCGTCAGGGAAAAGACTTCTTCGGATTACCAGCAGGAATTTCGCCAGATCTCTATGGATATCCATAATAACCCCAATGCGGAAGAATGGGTGGACGTTTATAAAAAGATTGTAAACTGGGAGCTTAAGATCGATCAATCGAATTCTGTGGGTATGGCTGAAATTCTGGGGATGCAAAAAGCAGAAGCCAATAATGCCTTTTCAAGGTTTATTTCCAATAATTACCTCGATTGGTTGCGGGATCACACCGGCCCTATAAGATCGGATACCCTGATGAGAGAAAAGATTTTTCCGCATGTCGATGAAGAACGGCCTACGATTATGTTACTGCTCGACAATCTTCGTTTTGATCAGTGGCGTATTCTCAAGCCGATCATTTCGGAATTGTATCGGCAGGAGGAAGAAGATTTTTATTACAGTATTCTGCCCACCACCACCCAATATAGCCGGAATGCCATATTTGCCGGATTGATGCCGGCAGACATTGAGAAACATTATCCGGATTTATGGTTCAATGATAATGAGGAAGGAGGGAAAAACAACTTTGAGGATCAGTTGCTTGCAAAGCAGATAGGCAGAATTGTCAGGAAGGAGATCAAGTTTGATTACCTGAAGGTTACCAGTGTACACAAGGCAAGGCAATTGAGTGACAATATTCTCAATTACCTTCATAATGACCTGACGGTTATCGTTTACAACTTCATTGATATGTTATCGCATGCGAGGACGGAAATGGAAGTGCTCAAAGAACTGGCGGGGGATGAAAAAGCCTATCGGTCTCTCACGCGGTCCTGGTTTTTGAATTCACCCTTGTGGACCGCCCTTCAAAAAGCCGCTGAGCGCGGGGTTCGTCTTATTATCACCACCGATCACGGAACGATCCGGGTGAACAATGCTTCCAAGGTGGTTGGGGATCGCGAGACCACCACCAACCTCAGGTATAAAGTGGGGCGGAATTTGAATTACGATAAAAAGGATGTGCTGGAAGTTACGGATCCTCAAAAAGCAGGACTCCCGCGTCCCAACGTCAGTTCCAGATTCATTTTTGCCAAAGAGGATAATTTTTTCCTCTATCCCAATAATTATAACCATTATCATAATTATTACAAGAACACTTTCCAGCACGGAGGGATTTCCCTTGAGGAAATTATTTGCCCCGTCGTCAGGATGGTCGCAAAATAA